The DNA window GACCATCACCATTCCCTACCAACACACCCTAACTTTCGCTATACTGTGAATCCGCTCAAACAGCCGGAGTGGCGGAACTGGCAGACGCACCAGACTCAAAATCTGGCGAGGTTTACTCCTCGTGGGGGTTCGAATCCCCCCTCCGGCACCAATAGAATCAACCACTTAGCGCCGTTCGGCTTGATCCGCTGCCCCGTCTTCATCGTCCCTGTCTCCTCTTTGTATCCACTGACTGTCTCCACTCCTCAGCCTCGTTTCGCTGCGCTCCGCGCACGGCCTTGAGCGCGTGCGTCTGGACGTAGTGCGCGTAGCGCATGGTGGTTTGGATGGTGGCATGGCCCAGCAGTTCCTTGACCGTGTTGACATCCACCCCATGGATGAGCCATTGGGTTGCCCTGAAATGACGCAGCCCGTGAAAGCCGACCCATTCCAGGTTCGCCTTGGCCTTCCCCCTTGCGAACGGTGTCCGGGGGTCGAGCCAGGGCCTGTTGCGTACCGGGTCAACGAAAACCAATGGAATGTCGATAAAGCGGATCACTTTCCCAAG is part of the Acidobacteriota bacterium genome and encodes:
- a CDS encoding site-specific integrase encodes the protein MAAEDGVIGAYTVLLGETGMRKSEGLRLKGQHIRQRERMVLIGRAKSGKVRSVPLSDLALEWLGKVIRFIDIPLVFVDPVRNRPWLDPRTPFARGKAKANLEWVGFHGLRHFRATQWLIHGVDVNTVKELLGHATIQTTMRYAHYVQTHALKAVRGAQRNEAEEWRQSVDTKRRQGR